A single genomic interval of Polaribacter vadi harbors:
- a CDS encoding flavodoxin family protein — protein sequence MKFSNLSVLYINCTLKKSPQESHTETLMKVSQRILEKENVAFETIRLIDEDVAVGIYPDMTEHGFEKDSWPEIFKKVMAADVLIIGTPIWLGEKSSEAQKLIERLYAMSGKTNKKGQYIFYGKVGGCLVTGNEDGIKHCAMGILYAMQHVGYSIPPQADCGWIGRVGPGPSYGDTEFKDKKINPPVGFDSDFTNRNTTFMTYNLLHLAKMLKENNGYDNYGNSREEWDDGTHWGFENPEYR from the coding sequence ATGAAATTTTCCAACCTATCAGTATTATACATCAATTGTACCTTGAAAAAATCTCCTCAAGAAAGTCATACAGAAACATTAATGAAAGTTTCTCAAAGAATTTTAGAAAAAGAAAATGTTGCTTTTGAAACCATAAGACTTATAGATGAAGATGTTGCAGTTGGTATTTATCCAGATATGACAGAACATGGTTTTGAGAAAGATAGTTGGCCAGAAATATTTAAAAAAGTAATGGCTGCAGACGTTTTAATTATTGGAACGCCAATTTGGTTGGGAGAAAAATCTTCTGAAGCTCAAAAATTAATTGAGCGTTTGTATGCAATGAGTGGCAAAACAAATAAGAAAGGTCAATATATATTTTACGGAAAAGTTGGTGGTTGTTTAGTTACTGGTAATGAAGATGGAATAAAACATTGTGCAATGGGTATTTTGTATGCAATGCAACATGTTGGTTATTCAATTCCACCTCAAGCAGATTGTGGTTGGATTGGTAGAGTAGGTCCAGGACCAAGTTATGGAGATACTGAGTTTAAGGATAAAAAAATAAATCCTCCAGTTGGTTTCGATTCAGATTTTACAAACAGAAATACCACATTTATGACATACAATTTATTGCACCTAGCAAAAATGCTAAAAGAAAATAATGGCTATGATAATTATGGAAACTCAAGAGAAGAATGGGATGATGGAACACATTGGGGTTTTGAAAACCCAGAGTATAGATAA
- a CDS encoding SHOCT domain-containing protein, whose amino-acid sequence MNAIFTDASFQNMNNIANRYNISIGAVTDLTHTLIRSNGTMAQFNIAELGGGGQWMQGGMTMVGDMFNNQLKYTVDGLCIEISNLIHQGGIQYKPLPKVQNHNNRQKNNQNYSQQSQSQGGFNNNSAGNWWGDLGFPNSTGSQNDTSYAIFSNIHRLAIQQHGKVIVFDTLDHQIGGVGQQQGGNYSVNFSSQYGTVDLSSLPIVSGGENKPKQQPEQINNNQNNNIQNNNQNQPDVIVQEKKQEFSNSNLEEDIFAKIEKLANLKNKEFISVEDFENKKAELLARL is encoded by the coding sequence ATGAATGCAATATTCACAGATGCTAGTTTTCAAAATATGAATAACATAGCGAATCGTTATAACATTAGTATTGGTGCAGTTACAGATTTAACGCACACTTTAATAAGGAGTAATGGAACCATGGCACAATTTAACATTGCTGAATTAGGTGGTGGAGGTCAATGGATGCAAGGAGGAATGACGATGGTTGGTGATATGTTTAACAATCAATTAAAATATACAGTAGATGGTTTGTGTATAGAAATTTCAAACTTAATTCATCAAGGAGGCATTCAATACAAACCTTTACCTAAAGTTCAAAATCATAATAATCGACAAAAAAACAACCAAAATTATAGCCAACAAAGCCAAAGTCAAGGAGGTTTTAATAATAATTCTGCTGGAAATTGGTGGGGAGATTTAGGTTTCCCAAATTCTACTGGAAGTCAGAATGATACAAGTTATGCTATTTTCTCAAACATACATCGTTTGGCAATTCAGCAACATGGAAAAGTAATTGTGTTTGATACCTTAGATCATCAAATTGGTGGGGTTGGACAACAACAAGGAGGAAATTATTCCGTGAATTTTTCGAGCCAATATGGAACTGTAGATTTAAGTTCTTTACCAATTGTTTCTGGAGGCGAAAATAAACCGAAACAGCAACCAGAACAGATTAATAATAATCAGAACAATAATATCCAAAATAATAATCAAAATCAGCCTGATGTAATTGTTCAAGAAAAGAAGCAAGAATTTTCTAACAGCAATTTGGAGGAAGATATTTTTGCTAAAATTGAAAAGTTAGCAAACTTAAAAAACAAAGAATTTATTTCTGTGGAAGATTTTGAAAACAAGAAAGCAGAATTACTAGCAAGATTGTAA
- a CDS encoding SDR family NAD(P)-dependent oxidoreductase gives MKKTALITGASNGLGKEFAKIHAKKGGDLVIVARSKEKLVALKEELEKEYGVHVSVIEKDLTEPNAALEVYNFVKFSKIEVDYLINNAGFGGIGKFHERPWDKDLSMIQLNIIALTDLTRKFLPDFVEKNSGKVLNISSTASLMAGPMQAVYFATKAYVTSFSNAIAEELHDTNVTVTALMPGATKTDFGKTSGMDKTDMFKSTADPKKVAEDGYNAMINGDLEIISGVSFAQKIMMKAIPVTPKSILLKQIRKMQEPNNS, from the coding sequence ATGAAAAAAACGGCTTTAATTACAGGTGCAAGTAATGGTTTAGGAAAGGAGTTTGCAAAAATTCATGCTAAAAAAGGTGGAGATTTAGTAATTGTTGCCAGAAGCAAAGAGAAATTAGTAGCTTTAAAAGAGGAACTAGAAAAAGAATATGGAGTTCATGTTAGTGTTATTGAAAAAGATTTAACAGAACCAAATGCAGCACTTGAAGTTTATAATTTTGTGAAATTTAGTAAAATTGAAGTCGATTATTTAATTAACAATGCTGGTTTTGGTGGAATTGGTAAATTTCATGAAAGACCTTGGGATAAAGATTTATCCATGATTCAACTAAATATTATTGCTTTAACAGATTTAACTCGTAAATTTTTACCAGATTTTGTTGAAAAAAATAGTGGTAAGGTTTTAAATATCTCATCTACTGCAAGTTTAATGGCTGGCCCAATGCAAGCTGTGTATTTTGCTACAAAAGCTTACGTAACTTCTTTTAGCAATGCAATTGCAGAAGAATTACATGATACAAATGTTACTGTAACTGCTTTAATGCCAGGTGCTACAAAAACCGATTTTGGCAAAACATCTGGAATGGATAAAACTGATATGTTTAAAAGTACAGCAGATCCTAAAAAGGTTGCAGAAGATGGTTATAATGCTATGATTAATGGCGATTTAGAAATTATTTCTGGAGTTTCTTTCGCTCAGAAAATAATGATGAAAGCAATTCCTGTAACACCAAAGAGTATCCTTTTAAAACAAATAAGAAAAATGCAAGAACCAAATAATAGTTAG
- a CDS encoding GNAT family N-acetyltransferase: MIKIVKTTVKDAFLLSKLSVETFLPAHGHAASKEIIYNYIANNFNEENFVKELSNPNYQYHLIYYKNEIAGFSKVIFNTENENLEHKNVTKMERLYLKKEFYNLKLGKELMDFNIKLCKENKQSGVWLYVWVENHKAINFYKKVGFTQAATYNFPLTKTETRPNYVLYLEF; encoded by the coding sequence ATGATTAAAATTGTAAAAACGACTGTTAAAGATGCGTTTCTTTTATCGAAATTAAGTGTTGAAACTTTTTTACCAGCTCATGGACATGCAGCCAGTAAAGAAATAATATACAATTATATTGCCAATAATTTTAATGAAGAAAACTTTGTAAAAGAACTTTCTAATCCTAATTATCAGTATCATTTAATCTACTATAAAAATGAAATTGCTGGTTTTTCTAAAGTTATTTTTAATACTGAAAATGAAAATTTAGAACATAAAAACGTTACTAAAATGGAGCGTTTGTACCTAAAAAAAGAGTTTTACAATCTTAAATTAGGGAAAGAACTAATGGACTTTAATATTAAGTTGTGCAAAGAAAATAAGCAATCTGGAGTTTGGTTATATGTTTGGGTAGAAAACCATAAAGCCATTAATTTTTACAAAAAAGTTGGTTTTACACAAGCAGCAACTTATAATTTTCCACTTACAAAAACTGAAACCCGACCAAATTATGTATTGTACTTAGAATTCTGA
- the ypfJ gene encoding KPN_02809 family neutral zinc metallopeptidase, whose protein sequence is MKWRSNRKSSNVDDRRGMSSGRSGGGLSPMLIGLLLKLVTSKKGLIIVAVVLGLMYFTGFNPLQFISGGATNQIQNTNYKGSASENELVTFSNRVLVSTEDVWNKIIPNYKEPTLVLFRNSVSSACGSASSATGPFYCPGDQKLYIDLSFFEEMATRLNAPGDFAQAYVIAHEVGHHIQKLMGTTDKMQQLRGQVSQKEYNSYSVKLELQADFLAGVWAHHAQNMDLILEKGDLQEALDAAFAIGDDRLQKQSSGTVVPDSFTHGTSAQRMRWFKKGFETGDINQGDTFNTNSL, encoded by the coding sequence ATGAAGTGGAGAAGCAATCGTAAAAGTAGTAATGTAGATGATAGAAGAGGAATGTCTTCTGGAAGATCTGGAGGTGGACTAAGTCCAATGTTAATTGGCTTATTATTGAAATTAGTTACATCTAAAAAAGGGCTAATTATTGTTGCTGTAGTTTTAGGACTCATGTATTTTACAGGTTTTAATCCACTACAGTTTATTTCTGGAGGTGCAACAAATCAAATTCAAAACACAAATTATAAAGGCTCTGCATCAGAAAATGAATTGGTAACATTTAGCAATCGTGTTTTAGTTAGTACAGAAGATGTTTGGAACAAAATAATTCCGAACTATAAAGAACCGACTTTGGTACTTTTTAGAAATTCGGTTTCTTCTGCTTGTGGTTCTGCATCAAGTGCAACTGGTCCATTTTATTGTCCTGGAGATCAAAAATTATATATCGATTTAAGCTTTTTTGAAGAAATGGCAACCAGGTTAAATGCACCTGGAGATTTTGCACAAGCCTATGTAATTGCACATGAAGTTGGGCATCACATTCAGAAATTGATGGGCACAACAGATAAAATGCAACAACTTCGAGGTCAAGTAAGTCAAAAAGAATACAATAGTTATTCTGTAAAATTAGAATTACAAGCCGATTTTTTAGCAGGTGTTTGGGCACATCATGCTCAAAACATGGATTTAATTTTAGAGAAAGGAGATTTACAAGAAGCCTTAGATGCTGCTTTTGCAATTGGCGATGATCGTTTGCAAAAACAATCTTCAGGAACTGTGGTGCCAGATTCTTTTACACATGGTACTTCTGCTCAAAGAATGCGTTGGTTTAAAAAAGGTTTTGAAACTGGTGACATTAATCAAGGAGATACTTTTAACACAAATTCCTTATAA